In bacterium, the sequence AAAGAAAGAAGACGTCCATAAAATGGCAGAAGCTAATAAAGCTTTTGCGCATTATAGATAATACTTGCAAGAGAAAGAGGATATGATATAATCCGTGAACTTATTTAAAAGCAGGAGGAAATAGAGAGATGGCGAAGGAGAAGTTTGAGAGAACGAAGCCACATATAAATGTAGGGACAATAGGACATGTAGATCATGGGAAG encodes:
- a CDS encoding elongation factor Tu; this encodes MAKEKFERTKPHINVGTIGHVDHGK